The proteins below are encoded in one region of Ostrea edulis chromosome 3, xbOstEdul1.1, whole genome shotgun sequence:
- the LOC125677629 gene encoding uncharacterized protein LOC125677629 codes for MDRWNVIHASCFVCVLSRCILAQTDTASLDVAIHTKCKVWNTTLKKCTECDVGFQGDYCQMACRYPNYGYRCQMWCNCEQWKCSFVTGCEDGSPTISPSTKETLSPVYLLTRTLKEEVKARAEILFGPLKGCGKSGKIKEIKDREWQMVADKLNS; via the exons ATGGATAGATGGAATGTCATACACGCGTCATGTTTTGTTTGTGTATTATCAAGATGTATCCTGGCTCAAACGGATACGGC TTCGCTAGATGTTGCCATTCATACGAAGTGTAAGGTATGGAATACGACACTCAAGAAATGCACAG AATGCGATGTAGGATTCCAAGGTGACTACTGTCAGATGGCCTGTCGTTATCCGAACTACGGATATCGATGTCAAATGTGGTGTAACTGCGAGCAATGGAAATGTAGTTTTGTTACTGGATGTGAGG ATGGGTCACCAACAATTTCACCAAGCACTAAGGAAACTTTATCCCCCGTATATTTATTGACTAGAACTCTTAAAG AGGAAGTGAAAGCGAGAGCAGAAATCCTCTTTGGACCTCTGAAGGGTTGTGGAAAGTCCGGAAAgattaaagaaataaaagacagaGAATGGCAAATGGTTGCTGACAAGTTAAATTCGTAA